One Paucidesulfovibrio longus DSM 6739 genomic window carries:
- the hgcB gene encoding mercury methylation ferredoxin HgcB, with amino-acid sequence MKTFRYLEGVVTLALDPERCIGCGACGTVCPHGVLRLEGEPRRAHIADRDGCIECGACAVNCPTSAVSVTPGVGCAALILASWLGRRAKGCC; translated from the coding sequence GTGGTCACCTTGGCCCTGGATCCGGAGCGCTGCATCGGCTGCGGCGCGTGCGGGACGGTCTGCCCGCACGGCGTGTTGCGGCTGGAAGGCGAGCCGCGCCGGGCGCACATCGCGGATCGGGACGGCTGCATCGAATGCGGGGCCTGCGCCGTGAATTGCCCCACCTCCGCAGTGAGCGTCACGCCGGGCGTGGGCTGCGCCGCCCTCATTCTCGCTTCCTGGCTGGGGCGGCGCGCCAAGGGCTGCTGCTAG